The following is a genomic window from Pseudothermotoga thermarum DSM 5069.
GGGTATATGGATATCTACACGAAGGGACCATATGACAAAAAATACGAAGAAAACTGGCCACAAATTTTCGCCGAGCTTAAAGAATTCAATAAATACGTCACAATTACAGCTGGTAACGCCGGAACGTTGGATGCATTGAATCGTGGCGAGATCTGGATGGGGCCTGTTTGGGTTGACATGCTTTATACTTGGATGCGCGAAGGTAGAATGGATCCGAACATAAGAATCGTCCTACTGGCTCCCGGAATGCCTGGTCAGCCAATGCATTTTGCAATACCAGCGAAAGCGGCAAATCCAGACTACGCCTTCAAGTTCATTGAATTCATGCTGTCTCCAAAAGTTCAAGCTAAATACATAGTGGAGCGCTTCAACTGGTATCCAGCAATTGGAGACGATTACGTCGCACCCTATCTAAGTAAGGACGTGTTGGATCGCCTCTACAAGGACGTGAAACAAGCCGACCTTGTCAAGTATGGCAAACCTATGCCGCTTCTTGGGTACAAGCAGGATATGCAGGAAGCATACGAAAAATGGGTTGAAAAATAGTTCTAAATAGCAGGGGCCTTGCCCCTGCTTAATTTATGCCGCTTTGAGGTGGTGAATATGAAACACAAACGCTTCCGTGAAGCTTTCTTTGGTTTTTTGCTGATCCTCCCATCTTTGACTATTCTTGCTTTTTTGTATTTTTATCCTCTAGTAACATCTATTTGGACCAGTTTCATTGCCAACAACAAGATCAGCTTGTTGAACTACAAAAAAGTTGTAGAATTGTATCTTCGCGATGTGATTTACTCTGTTGGAATTACTGTGGCGACTGTCTTAATTGTTTCTATGCTGAGTATAGCAATAGCCGGATACCTGCGTTTTAGACAATGGAAATTTCTTGATATAATGTATAGACTTCCACTGTTCATTCCATTTCTCATCGTTGGGCATGCAATGAGAATTTTCCTTGCGCCACATGGAACGTTGAACAATTTTTTGACACGCTTAATAGGTGTCAAAGAACTACCCGGCTTGTCAAGATCTTGGATTGGACTTCTGTGGGCTTTTATATGGGTGATGACACCATATGCAGCAATAGTCGTTGTCGGGGCATTTAGGGCACTCGATAATTCTTACATAGAAGCTGCCCAAAGTCTTGGGGCATCAAAACTCAAGGTCTTGTTTACAATCATTATTCCAATGTGCAGATCGTCAATAGTGGTTACAATGATTCTAACATTTGTTAGAACCATCAGCAGCTTAACAATACCAGCACTTGTTGGGCCAAATTCTCCTGCGATGATAACGATAGATATGATGTTCAGGATTAATTTCTTCAACGATTGGGGAGTTGCCAACGCATTGGGAGTAGTCTCTTATCTAATTGTTGTAATTCTTGCTGTTTACTATCTTAAATTTATGTCCGCTGAAAGAGGAGGTATAAAGGGATGAAAAGAATATCGATATTTTCGTTAACGATAAAGGCGGCAGTAATTGCGTTGATCTTGGGTATTATGATTGGACCGTTGGTTGGAATAGTTATCTGGAGTTTTGCCAAAACTTGGTACTGGCCAAGTCCGTTACCTCAAGAATACACCCTTCGGTACTGGAGGGATGTCTTCACACAAGGAAGAGTGCTGAACTCGCTTCGCTTAAGTTTGATTATTGCCCTAGTAACGGTTGGTCTTTCGATCTTGGTTTCGATACCTGCAGCGTACGCCTTTGCTCGCTACAAAATACCTTTTGAACGACTTTTGTTACTGTTGTTTTTGATGCCACAAGCATTTCCACAACTACCAGTCTTCATAAATCTTGCGAAGATTTTCTCAAGAATTGGTTTGAGGGGAAATGTTTGGGGTATAATTCTTGCACACACCATGGCTTCAATGGTTTTCGCAATATGGATAATAACTGCAACGTTCAAATCAATTCCGGTGGAGCTTGAGCAAGCGGCACAAAACCTTGGAGCAAATAAGTTTGTAACATTTAGGACCATCACACTTCCTCTTGCACTTCCTGGGATAATTGCAAGTTCAATATATGTTTTCCTTTGGTCAATGGGTGAATTCAACGCCGCGTTTTTCATAGGCGCGCCTTTCATACAAACCGCGCCGGTTTTAATGTACACAGCAAGTATGGGATACAACATGCAAATAGCAAGTGTGATCGCGCTCGTTTTGACGATACCTTCCTTGGTGTTCATGATTCTTATCGAGAAATTCTTAAAAGCCGAATATCTCGCTGGCTTGGGAGGATGAGAACAATGGAAGTTGTTAAAGTTCAAGGTCTCAAGAAATATTACGGAGAGGTCAAAGCCTTGGATGATGTGACTTTCTCTATATTTGAATCGGAAATACTGGCTGTCATCGGTCCAAGTGGATCTGGCAAGACAACTCTATTAAGGGCAATAGCTGGTTTTGTGAACTTAGATTCTGGTAGGATAATCATAAACTCACGCGATGTGACCAATGTTCCTCCGGAAAAACGAAATGTATCTATGTTCTTCCAAAATTACGCACTTTGGCCACACATGACTGTTTATGAAAACGTGGCATACGGTTTGAAAATTCGAAAAATGAGCAAAACAGAGATCAGAGAAAGGGTAGAATGGGCGTTGAACTTTCTGGAGATAAGCCATCTTGCCAATAGAAAACCATCCCAATTATCGGGTGGCCAGCAACAACGAGTTGCGCTGGCAAGAGCTATTGTGGTTAAACCGGATGTTTTGCTCCTTGATGAGCCGTTGTCCAACCTTGATGCCAAGATAAGGACTAGGATAAGATCTGAACTGCGCGAACTGTTGAAGAAGTTAAATATACCCACTCTCTATGTCACGCATGATCAAGAAGAAGCCCTCAGCATAGCGGATCGAATAGCTGTGATGAATCATGGGAAAATCTTGCAGCTTGGTACACCACAGGAAATATACAAAAACCCCGTTGACGTTTTTGTCGCCGACTTTGTTGGAGCAAATAGTTTGATTCGAATTAAAACTAAATCCGGTGAGCAAATCAAAGTTGGAAACAAAATTTTTGTTGCGAAAGATGATTTTTTAACTCTCGTCATAAGAGTGGACGAAGCTGATTTGCTGTCAGCAAAACAATTGACCGCTGAAAACGTACCTGAGCAAAATCTCATACTAAAAGCAGTTGTTGTTGACAAGCTTTTTTTAGGATCAAAATACAAATATAAATTGAAAATTGATGAAATAGAAGAATATGTATATTTAAACAGCAACAAGATTTATGCAAATGGTGACAAAGTGATCATAGCCATACCAGCAGGAAGCTATTTTGTGTTTTAAATTCGTCAAATGTTCAAGATGCTTGGCATCATTTGACTGCTTCGCCTTTCTTGACAAAGCTCATTGTGATGGCTGAAAGTATCACAAAGCCTATTGAAAAAGGTATCAGTGAGGCATAACCAGCTGTATCTATGAAAACACCTGCCAAAGGTGGAGCAAAGATGTTTGCTGCCATTGAAAAGAAGTAATACAAACCGGTGTACCCTCCAACTTTTTCCTGAGTGGTCATATCCACGACCATCGGCAAAGAATTAACGTTTACCAAAGCCCATCCAGCACCACTGATTGCGAAAAGAACAAAAAGCTGCGTCAAAACGTTCTTGCCCGCCGAAAGTCCAGCAACGACAACGACTATTAGTAAACAAGTTATTAAAACGGAAAGACCAAGCAAAATCGTTCGTTTTCTTCCAAGCTTTGAACCCACCAAACCTGCCGGAATTGCAGCAAGCATAAAAGTCAAAGAGAACACACCAAGAACAAGTGCTCCAGTGCTCTCAGATATGCCAAGGTAAAATTTCGCATAACTTGTGAAGAACGTTTCCAACGCGTTGAAACCTATGAACCAGAAAAGTATGGAAAGAAGCATGAACAAAAGACTTCTTTCCTTAGATTTAAAGGTATCCTTGAGATTGCTCAAAAGTTCTTGATTTCCTTTCTTTACAGTTTCAAAGACGCTGAGATTTACCTTAGATTTCACCGTATATTCTTCAGGTTCTTTGATGAAAAAAACGATGAGAATATTCGCCCCAAGCATCATCAAAGCGCCAACGAAAAACGGATAAGCATAATTTGCATCATACAAAGGTTTGCCGGCAAAATAGGCGAGCAACGCTCCAAGACCACCCATGAAGTTGATAATTCCGTTAGCCTGGCTTCTAAACCTTGATGGCGTTATATCGGGCATCAGCGCAATTACAGGTGAACGAAACAGCGCCATGGCAAAGTTCATGATTATTATCACAAGCATCATCAACGGTAAAGAGCCAATGCTTCTTGCCATTGGAATCAGCATGAAAAAGATTGCGGCTATCGGTGCTCCACCCAGTATGTACGGTTTTCTTCTTCCAAGTTTGGTTCTTGTTTGATCACTCAACGTTCCTATATATGGCAACATGAAGATCGCAAAGATGTTGTCGATGGTCATTATCGCGCCTATGACGAAGGAACTGAGGGCGAAATCTTTAAGGAAAATCGGAACATAGGCGTTGTACAGAGGCCAAAGCACACTGATGCCAAAAAATCCAAAACCAAGGAGAAAAATCTTGGAATAACTGAACCTTTCCATGTTCACACTTATCCCCCTTTCTTAAAGTTTATACCTCCACCATGTGTTTTAGAATTCTATTCAACTTTCTTCTTATCCTACCATCTTCCTCGCACCAGTAAGCTGCACACAAGGCCTGTGGTTTTAGCGAATACTCGACCGAAAACGCTTTTAACACTTCTGAATCTTGCAATGCGATTGAAAACCGAGTATTTTCATATTTCGCGTAGTTTCTCAAAAATTTGTTCAACAGTTTTCTATCTTTTTCTTCAAGTTCCATATACCTTTGCAAAAATTTCTCGAATTTATCTTTACTCATCCTCTCAAAAACATTCTTTACCAGATTTTTCCTTGCCTCAATATATGGGTGAGCTTCAAATGCGTCACAAATAAATCTTATAAGCAATAGATTGGTACCATCAGCTTTTTGAAAATCCTTATTCATAACTGTCAGTAAATTGATTCCTTTTGTGCCTTCAAGTTGTGCAGAATATGTTGCCAATAGAAGCTTCTTTCTTTCGACTGAATCCATATTGTGAAGATATTCAAAGGTTTCTCGAAAAAGCCCATCGATTTGCGACTTTATCTTTTCGCACAAGAATGGCTTGAAGGTAAGAATAGTTTCCTTATTAACATATGGAAGGATTTTGAATATTGTCCCACCTTTTATGCTTTTAAACTTTCCATTCAAAAGCTTAGAAAGATTTGAACGACTGATGCCCGTTCTTCTTGAAAGTTCTGAGATATTGCTGCAAAGTGATCTAATGCAATTTCTCAGCTCTAAAGTATTTTCATACATAGAAGTCGATAGGTCAAGTTGCGAAAAAAGCGCAAGTTTTTCCTGTGCTTCCAATGTCTTCTGTACTTTCTTGCCCTTAGAAAGCA
Proteins encoded in this region:
- a CDS encoding ABC transporter permease, with amino-acid sequence MKHKRFREAFFGFLLILPSLTILAFLYFYPLVTSIWTSFIANNKISLLNYKKVVELYLRDVIYSVGITVATVLIVSMLSIAIAGYLRFRQWKFLDIMYRLPLFIPFLIVGHAMRIFLAPHGTLNNFLTRLIGVKELPGLSRSWIGLLWAFIWVMTPYAAIVVVGAFRALDNSYIEAAQSLGASKLKVLFTIIIPMCRSSIVVTMILTFVRTISSLTIPALVGPNSPAMITIDMMFRINFFNDWGVANALGVVSYLIVVILAVYYLKFMSAERGGIKG
- a CDS encoding ABC transporter permease gives rise to the protein MKRISIFSLTIKAAVIALILGIMIGPLVGIVIWSFAKTWYWPSPLPQEYTLRYWRDVFTQGRVLNSLRLSLIIALVTVGLSILVSIPAAYAFARYKIPFERLLLLLFLMPQAFPQLPVFINLAKIFSRIGLRGNVWGIILAHTMASMVFAIWIITATFKSIPVELEQAAQNLGANKFVTFRTITLPLALPGIIASSIYVFLWSMGEFNAAFFIGAPFIQTAPVLMYTASMGYNMQIASVIALVLTIPSLVFMILIEKFLKAEYLAGLGG
- a CDS encoding ABC transporter ATP-binding protein; protein product: MEVVKVQGLKKYYGEVKALDDVTFSIFESEILAVIGPSGSGKTTLLRAIAGFVNLDSGRIIINSRDVTNVPPEKRNVSMFFQNYALWPHMTVYENVAYGLKIRKMSKTEIRERVEWALNFLEISHLANRKPSQLSGGQQQRVALARAIVVKPDVLLLDEPLSNLDAKIRTRIRSELRELLKKLNIPTLYVTHDQEEALSIADRIAVMNHGKILQLGTPQEIYKNPVDVFVADFVGANSLIRIKTKSGEQIKVGNKIFVAKDDFLTLVIRVDEADLLSAKQLTAENVPEQNLILKAVVVDKLFLGSKYKYKLKIDEIEEYVYLNSNKIYANGDKVIIAIPAGSYFVF
- a CDS encoding SLC45 family MFS transporter, with amino-acid sequence MERFSYSKIFLLGFGFFGISVLWPLYNAYVPIFLKDFALSSFVIGAIMTIDNIFAIFMLPYIGTLSDQTRTKLGRRKPYILGGAPIAAIFFMLIPMARSIGSLPLMMLVIIIMNFAMALFRSPVIALMPDITPSRFRSQANGIINFMGGLGALLAYFAGKPLYDANYAYPFFVGALMMLGANILIVFFIKEPEEYTVKSKVNLSVFETVKKGNQELLSNLKDTFKSKERSLLFMLLSILFWFIGFNALETFFTSYAKFYLGISESTGALVLGVFSLTFMLAAIPAGLVGSKLGRKRTILLGLSVLITCLLIVVVVAGLSAGKNVLTQLFVLFAISGAGWALVNVNSLPMVVDMTTQEKVGGYTGLYYFFSMAANIFAPPLAGVFIDTAGYASLIPFSIGFVILSAITMSFVKKGEAVK
- a CDS encoding helix-turn-helix domain-containing protein, whose amino-acid sequence is MYQTVEIMLSKGKKVQKTLEAQEKLALFSQLDLSTSMYENTLELRNCIRSLCSNISELSRRTGISRSNLSKLLNGKFKSIKGGTIFKILPYVNKETILTFKPFLCEKIKSQIDGLFRETFEYLHNMDSVERKKLLLATYSAQLEGTKGINLLTVMNKDFQKADGTNLLLIRFICDAFEAHPYIEARKNLVKNVFERMSKDKFEKFLQRYMELEEKDRKLLNKFLRNYAKYENTRFSIALQDSEVLKAFSVEYSLKPQALCAAYWCEEDGRIRRKLNRILKHMVEV